In Limisphaera ngatamarikiensis, one DNA window encodes the following:
- a CDS encoding RHS repeat-associated core domain-containing protein, with the protein PFVEPLRLTGPATGSNPFRFSTKRTEDGTGLVLYEYRAYSPALGRWLSRDPMVERGGLNLCGFVGNNPIDVIEYLGLKCVEATGKNGRPRIVFDPSPPNGGWTISGLYFTMNPEDDTYDGIAMMSGLELTWSASVAVLCKCSDGCYHIKRGTRVSEATVQYEVFAYQAGAMPITIPTPTTLGELIGEGIAAVLDAYLPRPMSICPEDLRELASRVRATKSKNPWDGRWKGGRSPCQEAN; encoded by the coding sequence CCCGTTTGTGGAGCCCTTGCGGCTGACGGGCCCTGCGACCGGTTCGAATCCGTTCCGGTTCAGCACGAAGCGGACGGAGGACGGCACGGGCTTGGTGCTGTACGAATACCGCGCCTACAGTCCCGCCCTGGGAAGGTGGTTGAGCAGGGATCCCATGGTTGAACGCGGAGGGTTGAACTTGTGCGGATTCGTGGGAAACAATCCGATCGACGTTATTGAATACCTCGGCTTGAAATGCGTAGAGGCAACTGGAAAGAATGGTCGTCCCAGAATTGTGTTCGACCCCTCGCCACCAAACGGAGGATGGACAATCAGTGGTCTATACTTCACGATGAATCCTGAGGATGACACTTACGATGGGATTGCCATGATGTCTGGATTAGAGCTTACCTGGTCTGCATCGGTCGCAGTTCTCTGTAAATGTAGTGATGGCTGCTACCACATAAAGCGAGGAACAAGAGTTTCCGAAGCAACAGTCCAATATGAGGTCTTCGCTTACCAAGCGGGAGCGATGCCAATAACCATCCCGACTCCAACAACACTGGGTGAACTCATCGGGGAAGGTATTGCAGCTGTCTTGGATGCATATTTGCCCAGGCCCATGTCGATCTGCCCAGAGGATCTTAGAGAATTGGCGTCCAGAGTCAGGGCTACGAAGTCAAAGAATCCGTGGGATGGGAGATGGAAAGGAGGAAGATCACCGTGCCAAGA